One window of the Endomicrobium proavitum genome contains the following:
- a CDS encoding pyridoxal phosphate-dependent aminotransferase, with the protein MFLSKRVQAVQPSPTLAIDAKAKALKAQGVDVISFGAGEPDFNTPQNIKDAGIDAINKNFTRYCPVAGTLDLKKAIVNKLKRDNGLEYIPEEIIVSCGAKHSLYNLFQAILDDGDEIIIPAPYWVSYPDMAILAGAKPVIIPADDKNGFKITAQSVQKVITAKTKAIVINSPSNPTGATYSSGELKAIAEVCVKNKILMISDEIYEKLVYDNFKFSSTASVLPEAKNYTVVINGVSKAYAMTGWRIGYAAGPREIITAMAKIQSQSTSNPTSISMKASVEALNGPQDEVEKMRAEFEKRRDYIHERLNKIEGISCSKPSGAFYVFPDISKLLGKTFGAKVINTDSEFAQYLLETAKIAVVPGSAFGADGYMRLSYATSLELIKEGMDRLEKTVKQMIGNGK; encoded by the coding sequence ATGTTTCTTTCAAAAAGAGTTCAGGCTGTCCAACCTTCCCCCACTCTTGCCATAGACGCAAAAGCAAAAGCTTTAAAGGCGCAAGGCGTTGACGTAATAAGTTTCGGCGCCGGCGAGCCGGATTTTAACACGCCGCAAAATATAAAAGACGCCGGCATAGACGCGATAAACAAAAACTTCACAAGATATTGCCCCGTAGCGGGAACTTTGGATTTAAAAAAAGCGATAGTAAACAAACTTAAAAGAGATAACGGTCTTGAATATATTCCCGAAGAAATTATAGTTTCCTGCGGCGCAAAACATTCTCTTTACAATCTTTTTCAGGCAATTCTTGACGACGGGGATGAAATTATAATACCCGCTCCATACTGGGTTTCTTACCCCGACATGGCAATTCTTGCGGGAGCAAAACCGGTTATTATACCCGCCGACGACAAAAACGGATTTAAAATTACTGCGCAGTCCGTGCAAAAAGTTATTACGGCAAAAACAAAAGCCATTGTAATAAACTCTCCGTCAAACCCTACGGGAGCTACATACTCTTCGGGCGAGCTTAAAGCCATAGCCGAAGTTTGCGTTAAAAATAAAATTTTAATGATTTCCGACGAGATATATGAAAAACTCGTATATGATAACTTTAAATTTTCTTCAACCGCTTCCGTTTTGCCGGAAGCTAAAAATTATACCGTTGTTATAAACGGCGTTTCAAAAGCTTACGCCATGACGGGCTGGAGAATAGGTTACGCCGCGGGGCCCAGAGAAATAATTACCGCAATGGCGAAAATTCAAAGCCAGTCAACGTCTAACCCAACGTCAATTTCAATGAAAGCGTCCGTTGAAGCGTTAAACGGCCCGCAGGATGAAGTTGAAAAAATGAGAGCGGAATTTGAAAAAAGAAGAGACTACATACACGAAAGACTTAACAAAATTGAAGGCATAAGCTGCTCAAAACCCAGCGGCGCATTTTACGTTTTCCCCGACATTTCAAAACTTCTCGGAAAAACTTTCGGCGCAAAAGTTATAAACACAGATTCGGAGTTTGCGCAATATCTTTTGGAAACGGCAAAAATTGCTGTAGTTCCCGGATCTGCTTTTGGCGCCGACGGATATATGCGTTTATCTTACGCAACGTCGCTTGAACTTATTAAAGAAGGAATGGACAGACTGGAAAAAACAGTTAAACAGATGATAGGAAACGGCAAGTAG